The nucleotide window TCGCCCAGTCCGCTGAGCACGTGGCCGATGCTGCTCAACGTGGCGGACTCGTTCTCGCGGTGGTGGTCGGCCCGATACAGATCCAGTGCGCGGTCGTAGGCGGCCAGCGCCTCCATCGGGAAACCGGTGACGCGCTTCGCCCACCCCAGGTAGTAGAGGGCGGTGGCGTCGTCGCCCAGGGCCAGGGTCTGTTCGGCCAGCCTGACCACGTCGGCGAATCGCGACCGGGCCAGCCACGCCCGGCCGACCCGGTCACCCACATCACGAGCGATTCCCGCGTCGCCGCCGGCCACCGCCAGACGATGTATCTCCACCAGGCGCGCCGTCGACGTCATGATCCGGCCTGTTCCCGGCGGAGGCGTTCCAGCGTGGCGGTGTCGGCCTCCAGGTCGGGGTGGCCGACCTGCCGGTCCAGCTCCACCACCCGCTCCAGCTCGGCGACGGCAAGGGCGAGCTCGCCCAGCTGGCGGTAGGTCACCGCGAGGTTGTATCGCGTGATCGTCTCACTGGCCCGGTCGCCGATCTCCCGCACGATGGGCAGCGCCTGGCCGTAATAGTCCAGCGCCCGCTGGAGATCGCCCATGTTGTCGTACACGAGGCCGATGTTGCTCAGCGTGGAGGCCTCGCCGGCCCGGTCGCCGACCTCGCGGCGGATCGGCAGGGCCTGGCCGAAGTAGTTCAGCGCCTGCTGCCGGTCGCCCAGTTCGTTGTGCGCGGTGCCGATGTTGTTCAGCGTGGTGGCCTCGCCGGCCCGGTCGCCGACCTCGCGCATGAGGGGCAGGGCCTGCCCGTAGTAGTCCAGCGCCCGCCGCGGCCGGCCCGACCTGTTGTGCACGAGGCCGATGTTGCTCAACGTGACCGCCTCGCCGCCCCGGTCACCGACCTCGCGGCGAATCCGCAGCGCCTGCCCGTAGTAGTCCAGGGCCTGCCGCGTGTCGCCCAACGCGTCGTGCACGCTGCCGATGTTGTTCAGCGTGGTGGCCTCGCCGGCCCGGTCACCGACCTCCCGCACGATCGGCAGGGCCTGACCGTAGTAGTTCAGCGCCTGCTGCCGGTCGCCCAGCCCGTCGTACACGAGGCCTATGCTGGTCAACGTGGCGGACTCGTTCCCGCGGTGGTGGCCGGCCCGGAACAGGTCCAGCGCGCGGTCGTAGGCGGCCAGCGCCTCCATCGGGAAACCGGTGATCCGCTTGGCCCAGCCCAGGTCGTACAGGGCGCCGGCGTCCTCACCCAGGGTCAGGGTCTGCTCGGCCAGCCGGACGACGTCGGCGAACCGCGACCGGGCCAGCCACACCCGGCCGACCAGGTCACCCACCACGCTCGCGATCTCCGCCTCGTGGCCGGCCACCGCCAGGCGATGCACCTCCACCAGCCGCGCCGTCGACGTCATGATCCGGCCTGTTCCCGGCGGAGGAGCTCCAGCATTGCGGTGTCGGCCTCGAGGTCGGGGTGGCCGACCTGCCGGTCCAGCTCGACGACCAGCTCCAGCTCGGCGACGGCCCGGTCGAGGTCGCCCAGCTGACGGTGGGTCAACGCGAGGTTGAACCGCGTGACGGCCTCACTGGCCCGATCGCCGATCTCACACAGGATCGGTAGGGCCTGCCGGTAGTAGTCCAGCGCCTGCTGCTGGTCGCCCGCGCTGTCGTACACGCTGCCGATGTTGTTCAGCGTGGTGGCTTCGCCGACCCGGTTACCGACCTCCCGCAGGATCGGCAGGGCCTGTCCGTAGTAGTCCAGCGCCCGCTGCCGGTCGCCCAGCCCGTGCTGCACGAGGCCGATGTTGTTCAGCGTGGCGGCCTCGCCGGCCCGGTCGCCGACCTCCCGGCGGATCGGCAGGGCCTGTCCGTAGTAGTCCAGCGCCTGCTGCCGGTCTCCCAACCCGTTGTACGCCTGGCCGATGTTGTTCAGCGTGGTGGCCTCGCCGGCCCGGTCACCGACCTCCCGCACGATCAGCAGCGCCTGTCCGTAGTAGTCGAGCGCCCGCTGCCGGTCGCCCAACCCGGCGTGGACGTTGCCGATGTTGCTCAACGTCGCGGATTCACTCCCGCGGTTGCGGCTCGCCCGGTACAGGCCCAGTGCGCGGTCGTAGGCGGCCAGCGCGTCCACCGGGGAACCGGTGGCGCGTCTGCCCCACCCCAGGTGGTACAGGGCGTCGGCGTCCTCGCCCAAGGTCAGGGTCTGCTCGGCCAGCCGGATCACATCGGCGAACCGCGACCGGACCAGCCACACCCGGCCGACCCGGTCACCCACGTCACGCGCGACCGCGGCGTCGCGGCCGGCGACCGCCAGGCGGTGCACCTCCACCAACCGCGCCGTCGACGTCACGATCCGGCCCGTTCCTGGCGTACGCGTTCCAGCATGGCGGTGTCGGCCTCCAGGTCGGGGTGGCTTACCTGCCGGTCCAGCTCCACCACCAGCTCCAGCTCGGCGACGGTCCGGTCGAGCTGGCCCAGCTGGTGGTAGATCACCGCGAGGTTGTACCGCGTGATCGCCTCGCCGGCCCGGTCACCGATCTCCCGCACGATCGGCAGCGCCTGCCAGTAATAGTTCAGCGCCTGCTGCTGGTCGCCCAGCCCGTCGTACACCAGGCCGATGTTGTTCAACGTGGCGGCCTCGCCGGCCCGGTCGCCGACCTCCCGGCGGATCGGCAGCGCCTGGCCGTAGTAGTCCAGCGCCTGCTGGTGGTCGCCCAGCCCGTTGTGCACGCTGCCGATGTTGTTCAGCGTGGTGGCCTCGCCGGCCCGGTCACCGACCTCCCGCTGGATCGGCAGGACCTGCCGGAAGTAGTCCAGCGCCTGCTGCCGGTCGCCCAGCCCGTTGGACACGAGGCCGATGTTGTTCAACGTGACGGCCTCGCCGGCCCGGTCGCCGACCTCCCGGCGGATCGGCAGGGCCTGCTCGTAATACTCCAGGGCCAGCTGCCGGTCGCCCAATCCATCGTGTACGAGGCCGATGTTGTTCAAGGTGGCGGCCTCGTTCCAGCGGTTGCGGCTCGCCCGGTACAGGACCAGTGCGCGGTCGTAGGCGGCCAGCGCCTCCATCGGGAAACCGGTGACCTGCTTGGCCCACCCCAGGTGGTAGATGGCCGTGGCGTCCTCGCCCAGGGTCAGGGTCTGCTCGGCCAGCCGGATCACATCGGCGAACCGCGACCGTCCCAACCACACACGACAGACCCGGCGCCCCACATCACCCGCGATCCCGGCCTCGCGGCCGGCCACCGCCAGGCGATGCACCTCCACCAGCCGGGCCGCCGACGTCATCGCCGCGGCTCAGTGCCCGGTGCCGGCGGTAGCGGCCGGAATCCCGATCGAGGCAGTCGCCATGTCTCATCCCTCCAATGAGAGCCACGACTGTATCCCGCGCAACGCGATCCCCACTCCCGGCTGTCCCGCCCGGCAAGAGTGAACGAACGACAATCCGACCGGTCCCTCCGGGCCGGTCCGCCCCGAGGGCTGGTCGACTATGGTCACGAGCCTGGAACGGCCGAGGGGGTAGGCGTGTCCGCACCAGCCTGGGCGCTCGTGCTCGAAGCATCCCGAAATCTGGCTTCGCGCCGGGGCGAGTTCTCCCGCGACGAGTTGATGTCCGAGATTCGGCGACTGGATCCGAGCCGCCGACCCGACTCCGTCGGTCCCGTCATTCAGGGAATGACCCGAAACGCCCCTGGCGGCGTATCCAGTGTCTGTGGCATGAAGACCAAGACCGCGACGCCGGCTCCCGCACGTCAGCTCTACTGCTCGCCGTTGTTCGATCGCCGCCGAAGGTACGCCGAGCAGCGGGGGCTCAGCTGGTACGTCCTCAGCGCCGAGCATGGTCTCGTAGCGCCCGACACGTTGCTCGAGCCATACGATGTGGATCTTTCTGAACAGACGAATCAGTACCGCGGCGCATGGGCGCAGTGGGTGGTCGCCAAACTGCGCCAGATCGACGGTGATCTTGCCGGGCGTCGCGTCGAGATACACGCCGGCGATGCGTACGCCACCACCCTCGTGCCGCTGCTGTCCGCTGCCGGGGCGGACGTGCGGCGGCCGCTGGCCCGGTTGTCGATGGGACGCCAACTCGCCTGGTACGACGACGTCAACAAGCCCGACGCGGCGGCGCCGTTCGCTGAACTCACCATCCTCGACGGTCCGCACTCCCTGCCGCCGTTCTCGCATCGCTGGCCGGACGGCCCGGAGGAATTCGACGGCGGGGCGGCGCTGGTCGTGCAGAACGGTGTCAGCCGGCACCACATCAGGATCGGTACCGGCGTACGCGCGGCGTACGGCCGCGACCGGCGGCGGATGGTGGTGTGGGTCGACGGCCGGCCCGTGGCGGGAGGATTCGGCACCGACGACCATGCGCACACCCGCCGCTTGGCGAGCACGGTGAAGGACGCCGACGGCCGGCCGCTCGGGCCGGCTGATCCGCTTCCGGTGCACTACCTGGGCTTCCCCCTGGTGCGGCTCGCCGACGTGGTCACCGGACCGGGCCCGCGCGACGCGATGGCGGTCCACCTGCCCGAGGCGGATACGGCGGCGTGGGCCGCGTACGCCGTCGCCCGGCTGCGGACCTCGCAGTCCGATGTGCCGGCCACCGCCCGCCGCCGGACGCCGGGGCCGACGTCAAGGGGCCGACGGCGGTGGTGGGGCAACTCCTGGCGTACGGGCGCCGGCACGCCGAAGAACAGGCGGGAAAGCCCGTCCGGTACACGCCCCACGCGGCTGCCAACGCGCTGGTGCTCGGAGACCCGTTCGCCTTCCTTCTCGCGGTCATCTTCGACCAGGGAATCCCCGCCGAGCGGGCCTGGCGGGCACCGTACGATCTGCGGCAACGGCTGGGACATCTCGACCCGGCGACGATCGCCGCCGACCCGGGCGCGGTCGCCGATGCGGTGGCGCGGGCTCCGGCGCTGCACCGGTACGTGAACACGGTCCCGAACTGGCTCGTCGCCGCGGGCCGCACGGTATGCGCCGAGTACCACGGACAGGCGGCCACCTCCTCCGCACCAGGCTCGCGCGGTATGACGATCCGGGGCACATCCTCGACGTGGCGCGCTCCCTGCACCCGGATCGGCCGGGAGCTCTCGACTTCCCCGCGTGGTTGATCGGCCGTCGTTGGTGCGGACCCGGCCTGCCCGAGTGCCCGTCGTGCCCCCTGAACGAGGTGTGTCCGCGTGATGTGCCGCGAGCCGCAACGGTCAACGGGGCCTGAACCGTCGGCGACGGCGCACCGCCGAAGGAACCTCAGGACCAGCAGGGGTGGCCCTCGCGGGCGTCGCCCTGGGTGAGGGTCTCCTCGTCGGTGCCGTCCGACTTGATGATGGTGATCTTCGGCTTCTCCAGCACGCCGCGGGTGAACGCCAGCCACCCGGTGTTGCCCGGTGCCCAGGACGGGTCCATCTCCCGTTCGGGGTCGGAGGTCAGCTCCCGGGCGTTCTTGCCGTCGCTGCCGACCAGCCAGATGTCGGAGATGCCGGGGCCGGTGCCGTGGGTGTAGGCGATCGTCGTGCCGTCCGGTGACCACGCCGGGTCGTACGCGGGGCCCTGGTCGCCCTTGGTGATCTGTTTGCCGGGCTCCTGGGGGTCCTTGACCGTCAGCAGGTAGATCTGTCGTTCGCCGTCGATCTCGGCCCAGTAGGCGATCGTCTTGCCGTCGGGGGACCAGGCGGGGTCGTCCTTGACGATGTCCGACGAGGTGAGCTGGGTCGGGTCGGACTCGCCGATCTTGAGGACGAAGATCTGCGCCTTGCCGTCGACCTTGCGCATGAACGCGAGCTTGGTGCCGTCGGCGGACCAGGTGGTGCGGCCGCCGGTGACGTCGTCGATCACCTTCTTGGCGTTGCCGCCGTCGGCGTCCATCACCCAGATCTCGTTGTTGTCCGCGGACACCCGGCGGGTCAGGGCGATCTTCTTGCGGTCCCGGGACCATTCGGGCAGCACGTCGGCGCCGTTGTCGGAGATCAGCGTGCGCTCCGGGCTGCCCGGGGTGAGCAGCTTGATGGCGGTCGTGCCCTTCGGCCAGTCGTCGCCGGTGTCGACGCGGATGAGCATGGTGTCCGTCGGGTACGGCGGCGGGGCGGCCGACGGTGAGGCCGGTGGCTGGGCGGCGGTGTCGTCCTTGCCGGCGTCGTCGCCGCGGTTGAGGGCGATCACGACCGCCGTGGTTCCGGCGATGACGGCGAGGGTCAGCGCGCCGGCCATGATCAGGAGGCGGGCGTTGCGCCTGGGCGGCTCGTCACCGGCCAGGCCCGGCGGCATCGGCGGGTAGGTGATGGGGGAGCCGGGTGCCACGGGCGGGGCCGCGCCGCCGGGCGGTACCGCACCGAACTGCTGCGTGGTGCCGGGCACGGCGGCCGCGCCGCGGGAGAAGGCGACCGGCGCCGCGGAGCCGTAGGCGGTGCCGGCCGGGTTGCCGGCGCCGGGCGCGGCGGACCGGCCTGGCACGACCGTGGTGGGCGGGCCGCCGGCACCGGGCATGACCTGCGTCGTGGCGGCACTCGCGCCGTTCGCGCCTGGCTCGTGCGGCACAGCGACCGGAGTGCCCGTGCCGGACGCGGGCTTGGCCTGGGTCGCGGTCGACCTCGAGGCCGGGGCCGCGCCGGTCTCGTGCGGCACGGCGACCGGAGTGCCCGCGCCGGACGCGGGCTTGGCTTGGGCCACGGTCGACCTCGCGGCCGGGGCCGCGCCGGCGGTGGTGGCGGCGGTGGCGGCGGTAGCGGCGGCGGGCACGGCCCGGGCACCGGCGCCACCCGCGGGGGCGACCGTTCCGGCGGCTGTCCCGGCGACCGCGTCGGCGGGCGTGCCGGGCGTGCCGGGCGTGGACGCCGGGCCCGAGTCCGCGGCTGTGCCTGTGGCTGCGGCGGTGCGGGGCTTGGTGGGCGGCGCGACCGCCCCGGCGAACGGCGACACCCCGCCGGTGATCAGCGCCGTCGACACCGCCGCGCCCAGCGCGATGCTGTGCTCCGGATGCGGGTCCGCCACGATCGGCCGGTCGAACGCCGTCGACAGGAGCTGGCTGACCAGCGGAATCCGCGACGAGCCGCCGGCAAGCAGCACCGCGTCGAGCTCGCCCGGCGCCACCCCGGCCTGGCGCAGCGCCCGGTGCATCGCCGTCACCGTGTCCTCGAGCGCGGGGGCGATCATCGACTCCAGTTCGGAGCGGTTCAGCCGGACCCGGGTATGCAGCCCGGGCAGCGCCACCGGGATCATCACCTCGGTGTCGAAGGACAGGGCCTCCTTGGCCTCGACGCAGTCGCGGCGCAGCCGGGCCAGGGCGGTGATCACGTCCGGCTCGTCGGGGTTCAGGCCCTCGATCATGCCGCCGAGCACGCCGATGACGTGTCCGAAGACCGCCTCGTCGAAGTCGGCGCCGCCGAGCTGCTCGATGCCCTCCGGCTCGCCGAGCAGCTGGAAGCCCTCGCCGTCGCGGCGCAGCACGGCCGCGTCGAACGTGCCGCCGCCCAGGTCGTAGACCGCGACGGTCTCGCCCGGCGCGATCCGGCGGGCGGTCGCGTGTTGCAGCGCGGCGGCCTCGGGCTCGGTGCGCAGCAGCACCGGCCCGGTGTCGGCCAGCCGCAGCGCCTGGTCGAGCTGCTCGCGCTTGTAGGGTCCCCAGTTCGCCGGGTGCGTCACGGTCAGCACCGCCGGCGGCCCGCCCTGCAGCTGGGCGACGGTGTCGAGGACGTGGCGCAGCAGCTTGGCGGTCAGCGCGTGCGCCGAGAACGGCACCCCGCCGACCAGGATCGGCACCGGGTCGCCGATGCGGCGCTTGAACTCGCGGGCCAGCCGGCCGGGCTCGGTGTGACCGCGGCGCTCGGCCGCCTCGCCGATGAGCAGGCCGCCGTCGGGGCGCACGAAGACCAGTGACGGGATCTCGGCCCGGCGCCCGCCCAGCCGGACCACCTCGACGCGCCCGTCGACGCGGACCGCTGCCGCCGTCTGGGTCGTGCCGAGGTCGACACCCAAGCCGTACTGCATCACCACAGCTCCAGACCTTACGGGCAGCGCGCCACCGGCGGCACCGCCGGACGGGCTGTGTCGGGGATGGTGTTCATGGTGTGACCGTGCACTTGGGCGCCACCGTCCGCCACTGCGTGCAGAAGTCCTGTGCCGCGCCGGGGGAGGCGAAGCCGTCGTGCAGCAGCACCCAGAAGCCGGCGCCGTCGTCGGCCAGCTCGTCCGAGGCGAGGCTGTCGACCAGCCGGACCTGCATGCCGGCGGCGGCGAGCTTGGCCCGCTGCGCCTCGGCGGCCGCCTGACCGCCGTCCGCGCCGCGGTGCGGGAAGACGTCGACCAGGACGAACGGCCGTCCGACGGGTGCGGCCGGCACGGGCGCGGACGCGGCGACGCTGGGCGGCGCGGCGGCGCGGTTGCGGCCGGGCAGCGGCATGCGTACGCCGGAGATCGCGACCGCGGCGGTGGCGCCGAGGGCGAGCAGCACGGCGATGGTGCCGGCGGCCCAGTTCGGCAGCCGTGGCCGGCGTGTGCCGGTGCCCACGGCGGTCAGCAGCGGTCGCCGGTCCTCCGCGGCGCCGTCGTACACCGAGACGATCACGGCGTACGGCCTCGGCGCGCCCACCAGGGGACGGGCCGGCCGGGCGTGCAGGACGACCGAGAGCGACGCGCCCGCCTCCAGCCGGGCGGCCTCGGGCCGGGCCTCGGCGCTGCCGCCCGGCGGGTCCAGCTTGGCGCTGATCCGCAGGTCGGCGGGGTAGCCGCCGTCGTTGCCCAGGCGCAGGTCGAAGGTCTGCGCGGCGCCGGGCCGCGGCGTCAGGTCCCCGGTCACCGGCACCGGAAGGGCGACCGTGAGCAGCCCGGTGGCGAAGCCCGCGGTGGCGCCGCTGGTGGTGTCCTCGGCGTGCACGGTGAACGGCACCAGCGACGCGCTCGGCGGCTGGTCGGCGGGGGCACGCAGCACCACCTCGACCGTCGTCGTCGCGCCGGGCCCCAGCGTGGCCGTCGGCGGATCGACCGAGGCCCAGCCGGAGGCGCGCCCGCGGGCGACGGTGATCCGGACGTCGCGCGCGGCGAGGCTCGGGTTGCGCAGCGCGACCGGCACCCGGACCGCGACGCCCGGCGGCAGGGTCACGGGCGTCGTCGGCAGGGTCAGTTCCACGCCCACGATGGTTTCACCAGCGCGGTCATGGCAGGTTGACCGGGTCGCCAACCTGACCGGCGATCTGCCCGCCCGCGACCGGGCCGGCACCGACCTGCCCGCCCGTGAGCTGGCCGGCCGTCAGGGTGTCGGCGCCGAGCTGGTCGCCGCCGGGCAGCGGGGACGGCTGCGCGGTGTCGGGCGCGCCGGTGCCGTGCAGCAGCGGGTTGTCCCGCCCGTCGAGCGGGTTCGACCCGGAGTTCACCTCGAGGGCGTCGCTGAAGCCGTCGGCGTCGCTGTCGCTGAGCCTCGCGTTCAGGCCGAGCACCTGCTCGAGGGCGTCGTCGAGGCCGTCGCGGTCGGTGTCGGTCTGCAACGGCGCGAGGCTGCCGTCCAGGTGCCCGTCGGCGTCGCTGTCCGGCGAGCGCGGGTCGAGGCCCTGCGCCAGCTCGAACGCGTCGTTGAGCTGGTCGCCGTCGGTGTCGGCCTTGCGGGCGTCCGTCCGGTAGGTGACCATCTCCTGCGCGTCGGTGAGGTTGTCGCCGTCGGTGTCGGCGCGCAGCGGGTCCATGCCCTGGCGGCGTTCGAGCGCGTCGCTGAGCCCGTCCCGGTCGGTGTCGGCGCCGCCGAGCTCCGGCGGCGGCAGGGCGGCCGGCAGCGGGGCGGGCAGCGGCAGGGGGCCGGGGTCGGGCAGCGCGGCCGGGGTGGCGAGCGGGGTGCCGGTGCCGTCGGAGATGCCGGGCAGCACCGCCGCGTACTCGAAGCGGTTGGCCGCGTTCGACTCCCGGACGCCGGCCCGGGGGTTCGCGGCCTCGACCACCCGGCCGTCGCCGAGGCTGATCGCGACGTGCGCGCCGGGGGTGCGGCCGTCGCCGGGCCGCGGCTCGCGGTCGAAGGAGAAGAGCAGCGCGCCCGGCGTGTCCTTGGCCTCGGAGACCGGGATCAGCAGGCCCTTCTCCTTCAGGTGCAGGTATTGCGCGGTGGCGCCGTCCGGGATTGTCGTTCCGGCCTGATGCGCGGCCCACTGGGTGAATTCGGAGCAGTCGAAGACGTCCGGGTCCTCGTCCTTAAGCTTCACCTCCGCGCCGAAGACATAACGGTCCCCGATTTGCGCTTTGGCGACCCGCAGGAATTCGTCGAGGGCCGCGTTGCCGCCGCCGTCGGCCGGTTGTACGAGGCTGCTCACCACCCCGCCGGGCCGGTCGGCGGAGACCGTGTGGCCGTAGCCAGGCGTACCGGACCAGACGCCGCGGCCCGGACCATCCCCATAGGAGACCGCCGCGCTCTGCGCCTCCTCCCGGTGGCGCAGATAGCGGGCGCCGCTGCCGCCGTGGGTGACCGTCCACGGTGAAATGTCCGCGCCGTGCCGGGAGACCTCGTAGGCCGCTTTCGCGTTGTCCTGTGGGTCGTAGAGGTTGTACTTGGCCATCAGGCCGGGGTGCGCGCGGCCGTTGATCTGCCACAGCCCGCGCGAGTCCTCGCCGTGCGGGTTGTGCGCCCTGCTGTTGCCACCGGACTCGGCAAGGGAGATCGCGGTCATCGTCGCGGCCTCGTCGGGGGTGAACCCGGCACGACGGGCGAAACCGTAGATCTGTTCCGCGGAGTATCTCGGCATTGCCCGAGCGTAGGACCCCGCATCCACCGCTGTATAGCGTCAT belongs to Amorphoplanes digitatis and includes:
- a CDS encoding Hsp70 family protein, whose amino-acid sequence is MQYGLGVDLGTTQTAAAVRVDGRVEVVRLGGRRAEIPSLVFVRPDGGLLIGEAAERRGHTEPGRLAREFKRRIGDPVPILVGGVPFSAHALTAKLLRHVLDTVAQLQGGPPAVLTVTHPANWGPYKREQLDQALRLADTGPVLLRTEPEAAALQHATARRIAPGETVAVYDLGGGTFDAAVLRRDGEGFQLLGEPEGIEQLGGADFDEAVFGHVIGVLGGMIEGLNPDEPDVITALARLRRDCVEAKEALSFDTEVMIPVALPGLHTRVRLNRSELESMIAPALEDTVTAMHRALRQAGVAPGELDAVLLAGGSSRIPLVSQLLSTAFDRPIVADPHPEHSIALGAAVSTALITGGVSPFAGAVAPPTKPRTAAATGTAADSGPASTPGTPGTPADAVAGTAAGTVAPAGGAGARAVPAAATAATAATTAGAAPAARSTVAQAKPASGAGTPVAVPHETGAAPASRSTATQAKPASGTGTPVAVPHEPGANGASAATTQVMPGAGGPPTTVVPGRSAAPGAGNPAGTAYGSAAPVAFSRGAAAVPGTTQQFGAVPPGGAAPPVAPGSPITYPPMPPGLAGDEPPRRNARLLIMAGALTLAVIAGTTAVVIALNRGDDAGKDDTAAQPPASPSAAPPPYPTDTMLIRVDTGDDWPKGTTAIKLLTPGSPERTLISDNGADVLPEWSRDRKKIALTRRVSADNNEIWVMDADGGNAKKVIDDVTGGRTTWSADGTKLAFMRKVDGKAQIFVLKIGESDPTQLTSSDIVKDDPAWSPDGKTIAYWAEIDGERQIYLLTVKDPQEPGKQITKGDQGPAYDPAWSPDGTTIAYTHGTGPGISDIWLVGSDGKNARELTSDPEREMDPSWAPGNTGWLAFTRGVLEKPKITIIKSDGTDEETLTQGDAREGHPCWS
- a CDS encoding COG1470 family protein, giving the protein MELTLPTTPVTLPPGVAVRVPVALRNPSLAARDVRITVARGRASGWASVDPPTATLGPGATTTVEVVLRAPADQPPSASLVPFTVHAEDTTSGATAGFATGLLTVALPVPVTGDLTPRPGAAQTFDLRLGNDGGYPADLRISAKLDPPGGSAEARPEAARLEAGASLSVVLHARPARPLVGAPRPYAVIVSVYDGAAEDRRPLLTAVGTGTRRPRLPNWAAGTIAVLLALGATAAVAISGVRMPLPGRNRAAAPPSVAASAPVPAAPVGRPFVLVDVFPHRGADGGQAAAEAQRAKLAAAGMQVRLVDSLASDELADDGAGFWVLLHDGFASPGAAQDFCTQWRTVAPKCTVTP
- a CDS encoding NlpC/P60 family protein, yielding MPRYSAEQIYGFARRAGFTPDEAATMTAISLAESGGNSRAHNPHGEDSRGLWQINGRAHPGLMAKYNLYDPQDNAKAAYEVSRHGADISPWTVTHGGSGARYLRHREEAQSAAVSYGDGPGRGVWSGTPGYGHTVSADRPGGVVSSLVQPADGGGNAALDEFLRVAKAQIGDRYVFGAEVKLKDEDPDVFDCSEFTQWAAHQAGTTIPDGATAQYLHLKEKGLLIPVSEAKDTPGALLFSFDREPRPGDGRTPGAHVAISLGDGRVVEAANPRAGVRESNAANRFEYAAVLPGISDGTGTPLATPAALPDPGPLPLPAPLPAALPPPELGGADTDRDGLSDALERRQGMDPLRADTDGDNLTDAQEMVTYRTDARKADTDGDQLNDAFELAQGLDPRSPDSDADGHLDGSLAPLQTDTDRDGLDDALEQVLGLNARLSDSDADGFSDALEVNSGSNPLDGRDNPLLHGTGAPDTAQPSPLPGGDQLGADTLTAGQLTGGQVGAGPVAGGQIAGQVGDPVNLP
- a CDS encoding tetratricopeptide repeat protein codes for the protein MTSTARLVEVHRLAVAGRDAAVARDVGDRVGRVWLVRSRFADVIRLAEQTLTLGEDADALYHLGWGRRATGSPVDALAAYDRALGLYRASRNRGSESATLSNIGNVHAGLGDRQRALDYYGQALLIVREVGDRAGEATTLNNIGQAYNGLGDRQQALDYYGQALPIRREVGDRAGEAATLNNIGLVQHGLGDRQRALDYYGQALPILREVGNRVGEATTLNNIGSVYDSAGDQQQALDYYRQALPILCEIGDRASEAVTRFNLALTHRQLGDLDRAVAELELVVELDRQVGHPDLEADTAMLELLRREQAGS
- a CDS encoding tetratricopeptide repeat protein, producing MTSTARLVEVHRLAVAGHEAEIASVVGDLVGRVWLARSRFADVVRLAEQTLTLGEDAGALYDLGWAKRITGFPMEALAAYDRALDLFRAGHHRGNESATLTSIGLVYDGLGDRQQALNYYGQALPIVREVGDRAGEATTLNNIGSVHDALGDTRQALDYYGQALRIRREVGDRGGEAVTLSNIGLVHNRSGRPRRALDYYGQALPLMREVGDRAGEATTLNNIGTAHNELGDRQQALNYFGQALPIRREVGDRAGEASTLSNIGLVYDNMGDLQRALDYYGQALPIVREIGDRASETITRYNLAVTYRQLGELALAVAELERVVELDRQVGHPDLEADTATLERLRREQAGS
- a CDS encoding tetratricopeptide repeat protein, giving the protein MTSAARLVEVHRLAVAGREAGIAGDVGRRVCRVWLGRSRFADVIRLAEQTLTLGEDATAIYHLGWAKQVTGFPMEALAAYDRALVLYRASRNRWNEAATLNNIGLVHDGLGDRQLALEYYEQALPIRREVGDRAGEAVTLNNIGLVSNGLGDRQQALDYFRQVLPIQREVGDRAGEATTLNNIGSVHNGLGDHQQALDYYGQALPIRREVGDRAGEAATLNNIGLVYDGLGDQQQALNYYWQALPIVREIGDRAGEAITRYNLAVIYHQLGQLDRTVAELELVVELDRQVSHPDLEADTAMLERVRQERAGS
- a CDS encoding DUF6884 domain-containing protein, which produces MKTKTATPAPARQLYCSPLFDRRRRYAEQRGLSWYVLSAEHGLVAPDTLLEPYDVDLSEQTNQYRGAWAQWVVAKLRQIDGDLAGRRVEIHAGDAYATTLVPLLSAAGADVRRPLARLSMGRQLAWYDDVNKPDAAAPFAELTILDGPHSLPPFSHRWPDGPEEFDGGAALVVQNGVSRHHIRIGTGVRAAYGRDRRRMVVWVDGRPVAGGFGTDDHAHTRRLASTVKDADGRPLGPADPLPVHYLGFPLVRLADVVTGPGPRDAMAVHLPEADTAAWAAYAVARLRTSQSDVPATARRRTPGPTSRGRRRWWGNSWRTGAGTPKNRRESPSGTRPTRLPTRWCSETRSPSFSRSSSTRESPPSGPGGHRTICGNGWDISTRRRSPPTRARSPMRWRGLRRCTGT